One genomic region from Arthrobacter sp. YN encodes:
- a CDS encoding aldo/keto reductase: MPELTLNNGVTIPQLGFGVFQVPAEETQRVVEDAFEAGYRHIDTAAAYRNESGVGAAIAASGIPREELFITTKLRNGEQGEAYDAFQRSRDALGLEVIDLYLIHWPVPSQGLFTQAWKEMEKLYQDKQIRAIGISNFLSDHVDTLLKESEVVPAVNQIEVHPTFQQGGLATKCRDLGIAVEAYSPLGQGKDLNAEQVALVAAAHGTTPAQVILAWHLAQGTIVIPKSADSTRMRENFGAADLSLTESELAAITALEAGARIGSDPAVAAFTQL, encoded by the coding sequence ATGCCAGAGCTGACATTGAACAACGGAGTCACCATTCCCCAGCTCGGATTCGGTGTCTTCCAAGTACCTGCCGAGGAAACCCAGCGGGTAGTGGAAGATGCCTTTGAAGCCGGCTACCGCCACATCGACACCGCTGCCGCATACCGCAATGAGTCAGGGGTAGGCGCTGCCATCGCAGCCTCGGGGATTCCCCGCGAGGAACTCTTCATCACCACCAAGCTCCGCAACGGTGAGCAAGGCGAAGCGTACGACGCATTCCAGCGCAGCCGGGATGCCTTGGGCCTGGAGGTCATTGACCTGTACCTGATCCACTGGCCGGTCCCATCCCAGGGCCTCTTCACCCAGGCGTGGAAAGAAATGGAAAAGCTCTACCAGGACAAGCAGATCCGGGCCATCGGCATATCCAACTTCCTCTCCGACCACGTGGACACGCTGCTCAAAGAGTCAGAAGTGGTTCCGGCCGTCAACCAGATCGAAGTCCACCCCACGTTCCAGCAGGGCGGACTGGCCACGAAATGCCGCGACCTGGGCATTGCCGTGGAAGCTTACAGCCCCTTGGGGCAGGGCAAGGACCTGAACGCCGAGCAAGTGGCGTTGGTGGCGGCAGCCCACGGCACTACTCCTGCACAGGTAATCCTGGCCTGGCATCTGGCGCAGGGAACCATCGTCATCCCCAAATCAGCGGACTCCACCAGAATGCGCGAGAACTTTGGAGCAGCCGACCTCTCCCTCACCGAATCCGAGCTGGCAGCCATCACGGCACTGGAGGCGGGCGCGCGCATCGGCTCCGATCCCGCCGTCGCAGCTTTCACCCAGCTCTAA
- a CDS encoding aldo/keto reductase gives MALAPLIELNDGFKIPQLGLGTWPLNDAEAADAVVEAVSHGYRHVDTAKKYGNETGVGNGIRACGVSREELFITTKLDGEFQGSGKAIDGLEGSLERLGLEYVDLLLIHWPLPRRGEFVSTWKTFEELQASGKVRSIGVSNFKPAHLDQLFRETEVVPAVNQIQVSPSIPRPAARAYNERHGIITESYSPLGASSDLLNAPVLTGIGGKYGKTPGQVVLRWHVQQGLVAIPKTANPERMQENLDVFDFELDQEDLSKLQTLDAGPDAGVDSDVQGH, from the coding sequence ATGGCACTTGCCCCACTCATCGAACTGAACGACGGTTTCAAGATCCCGCAATTGGGACTCGGCACGTGGCCATTGAACGATGCCGAGGCGGCCGACGCCGTGGTGGAGGCGGTGTCGCATGGCTACCGGCACGTGGACACGGCAAAAAAGTACGGGAATGAGACGGGCGTGGGCAACGGCATCCGCGCGTGTGGAGTGAGCCGTGAGGAACTGTTCATCACCACCAAGCTGGATGGCGAATTCCAGGGCTCCGGCAAGGCCATCGACGGGCTTGAGGGATCGTTGGAGCGCCTCGGCCTGGAGTACGTTGACCTGCTCCTGATCCACTGGCCGCTCCCCCGTCGTGGCGAATTCGTCTCCACGTGGAAGACCTTCGAGGAACTGCAGGCCTCGGGCAAAGTGCGCTCCATCGGCGTCTCCAACTTCAAACCAGCGCACCTTGACCAACTGTTCCGGGAAACGGAGGTGGTGCCGGCGGTGAACCAGATCCAAGTCAGCCCTTCCATCCCCCGCCCGGCAGCCCGGGCCTACAACGAACGGCATGGCATCATCACAGAGTCCTACAGCCCGTTGGGTGCCAGCAGCGATCTGCTCAACGCCCCGGTACTGACCGGCATCGGCGGGAAGTACGGGAAGACTCCGGGCCAGGTAGTGCTGCGTTGGCATGTCCAACAGGGGCTGGTTGCCATTCCCAAGACCGCCAATCCGGAACGGATGCAGGAGAACCTGGACGTGTTCGATTTCGAGCTGGACCAGGAGGACCTTTCCAAACTGCAAACCCTCGACGCCGGACCTGACGCAGGCGTCGACTCGGACGTACAGGGGCACTGA
- a CDS encoding NAD-dependent epimerase/dehydratase family protein, with amino-acid sequence MSTLPHDPLGTAADTVSPRNILFIGGTGVISAAAAERAVALGHRLTILNRGRSAGRPVPDGAEVLHADIRDPLAVREVLQGREFDAVADFISFTPDQALAGMELFRGRTGQYVFISSASAYQKPPTTLPIRESTPLKNPFWQYSRDKIACEELLFEAYRDQDFPVTVVRPSHTYDRTKIAMVGGWTDIHRMRAGMPILVHGDGTSLWTLTHSRDFAKAFVGLLGRPQAIGESYTITSDEFLPWNQVYRLFARAAGVAEPELFHVSSETIAAHSPELGPNLLGDRSHSVVFDNSKIKALVPDYRATIPFADGAREIVEWHDAHPELQVVKADFMELSDRLHDWSRRSLLPSSQRPA; translated from the coding sequence GTGAGTACCCTCCCCCACGACCCCCTCGGGACGGCGGCTGACACCGTTTCGCCGCGGAACATCCTGTTCATCGGCGGAACCGGCGTCATCAGTGCGGCGGCGGCTGAACGCGCCGTCGCACTGGGCCACCGGCTGACCATCCTCAACAGGGGACGGTCAGCCGGGCGGCCGGTCCCCGACGGCGCGGAGGTCCTCCACGCGGACATCCGCGACCCTCTCGCCGTGCGTGAGGTACTTCAAGGAAGAGAGTTCGACGCCGTTGCGGACTTCATCTCCTTCACCCCGGACCAGGCGCTGGCCGGGATGGAATTGTTCCGTGGGCGGACGGGTCAGTACGTGTTCATCAGTTCCGCCTCGGCGTACCAAAAGCCGCCAACAACACTGCCTATCCGGGAATCGACCCCGCTGAAGAACCCGTTCTGGCAGTACTCCCGGGACAAGATCGCCTGCGAGGAACTGCTGTTCGAGGCCTACCGCGATCAGGACTTTCCGGTGACGGTGGTGCGGCCATCCCATACCTATGACCGCACCAAGATCGCCATGGTGGGCGGGTGGACCGACATTCACCGCATGCGCGCGGGGATGCCCATCCTGGTTCATGGAGATGGAACCTCACTCTGGACGTTGACCCACAGCAGGGATTTCGCCAAGGCCTTCGTCGGGCTGCTGGGCAGGCCGCAGGCCATTGGCGAGAGCTACACCATTACCTCGGACGAGTTCCTGCCGTGGAACCAGGTATATCGCCTGTTCGCGAGGGCAGCCGGGGTTGCGGAGCCCGAACTCTTCCACGTTTCCTCAGAGACCATCGCCGCCCACAGCCCGGAACTGGGCCCCAATCTGCTGGGCGATCGCTCACACTCCGTGGTGTTCGACAATTCCAAGATCAAGGCGCTGGTTCCTGATTACCGGGCCACCATCCCGTTCGCGGACGGCGCCCGCGAGATCGTGGAGTGGCACGATGCCCATCCGGAGCTGCAGGTAGTGAAGGCAGATTTCATGGAGTTGAGTGATCGGCTCCATGACTGGTCACGAAGATCACTGTTGCCAAGCAGCCAGCGGCCAGCGTAG
- a CDS encoding aldo/keto reductase, with product MQYTHLGRSGLKVSRLCLGTMNFGPQTDEATAHSIMDSALDSGINFFDTANVYGGAGHRGWTEEIIGRWFAKGGERRERTVLATKLYGTMTDRPNESKLSALNIRRALDASLKRLQTDYIDIYQFHHIDRDTPWDEIWQAIDVAVQQGKILYSGSSNFAGWHIAQAQEAARRRNYTGLVSEQSIYNLFRRELELEVIPAAQQYGLGLIPWSPLQGGLLGGVLKKEEQGVRRAEGRALETLKEHEEQIRQYEDFADELGHAPGDVALAWLLHQPAVTAPIVGPRTQEQLDAAIRALDVSLNEDALKRLDDIFPGHRPAPEDYAW from the coding sequence ATGCAGTACACCCACCTTGGCCGCTCCGGCCTGAAAGTCTCCCGCCTCTGCCTGGGCACCATGAACTTCGGCCCCCAGACGGACGAAGCAACGGCCCACTCGATCATGGACTCCGCGCTGGATTCCGGCATCAACTTCTTCGACACCGCCAACGTATATGGCGGAGCCGGGCACCGCGGCTGGACCGAGGAAATCATCGGCCGCTGGTTCGCGAAGGGCGGCGAGCGCCGCGAACGGACCGTTCTGGCCACCAAGCTGTACGGCACCATGACGGACCGGCCCAACGAGTCCAAGTTGTCGGCACTGAACATCCGGCGCGCGCTGGACGCGAGCTTGAAGCGCCTGCAGACGGACTACATCGATATCTACCAGTTCCATCACATTGACCGCGATACCCCTTGGGACGAGATCTGGCAGGCGATTGACGTCGCCGTCCAGCAGGGCAAGATCCTCTACTCGGGCAGCAGCAACTTTGCGGGCTGGCACATTGCCCAGGCGCAGGAAGCTGCCCGGAGGCGGAACTACACCGGCTTGGTCAGCGAGCAGTCCATCTACAACCTCTTCCGGCGCGAACTGGAGCTTGAGGTCATTCCGGCGGCCCAACAGTATGGTCTGGGCCTGATTCCGTGGTCGCCGCTGCAGGGCGGGCTGCTGGGAGGCGTTCTCAAGAAGGAGGAGCAGGGAGTTCGCCGCGCTGAGGGCCGGGCGTTGGAAACTCTCAAGGAGCACGAGGAGCAGATCCGCCAGTACGAGGATTTCGCGGACGAACTGGGCCATGCCCCCGGCGATGTAGCGCTGGCTTGGCTGCTTCACCAACCGGCCGTCACGGCACCGATCGTCGGCCCCCGCACGCAGGAACAACTGGATGCAGCCATCCGGGCGCTGGACGTCTCGCTGAACGAGGACGCCCTCAAGCGGCTGGACGACATCTTCCCGGGCCATCGCCCCGCCCCCGAAGACTACGCCTGGTGA
- a CDS encoding lactonase family protein, which translates to MGNEKTLIWVGSYTADRNGNGKGIAALSADDHGQLASAGLAVAANSPSFLALHPTLPLVYAVAEEGKTVRAYLRTGEAELEAFGEPWPAGDATCHVAVDPHGRFIVATCWGDGQVILYELDHDGAITSRTSAAAAVDPHFTAPAEGERPSRAHSSLMLPDGRVMTTDLGHDLVRVWTYAPGEGLQPDHEVVLPKGSGPRHMARHHSGSVFVDTEYSVEVAIVRMEPDGSYELTAVVPASINKPFDGDSGAEIALSPDGRFAYMGVRGSNRICVLKVTHDGTGLEPLADVPCGGDWPRHHLVREGWLYVANEGSDDVVSFRLDPATGLPDGPVGRVETGSPSMLM; encoded by the coding sequence ATGGGTAACGAAAAGACGCTGATCTGGGTGGGTTCCTACACGGCGGACCGGAACGGCAACGGCAAGGGCATCGCCGCGCTTTCGGCAGACGACCACGGGCAACTGGCGTCCGCCGGTTTAGCGGTGGCGGCCAACTCGCCGTCGTTCCTTGCGCTTCACCCCACGCTTCCGCTGGTTTACGCAGTCGCCGAGGAAGGTAAAACGGTCCGGGCCTATCTCCGGACCGGCGAGGCAGAACTGGAGGCCTTCGGTGAGCCCTGGCCGGCCGGAGACGCCACCTGCCACGTTGCGGTGGATCCCCACGGCCGTTTCATTGTGGCCACCTGTTGGGGCGATGGCCAGGTCATCCTCTACGAACTGGACCACGACGGCGCCATCACCTCGCGCACCAGCGCGGCAGCCGCCGTCGATCCCCACTTCACGGCACCCGCTGAGGGCGAACGTCCCAGTCGCGCGCATTCGAGCCTGATGCTCCCCGACGGCCGGGTGATGACCACCGACCTTGGGCATGACCTGGTCCGCGTGTGGACGTACGCTCCCGGCGAAGGCCTGCAGCCCGATCATGAGGTGGTGCTGCCCAAGGGCTCGGGCCCCCGGCATATGGCACGGCATCACAGCGGATCGGTGTTCGTGGACACCGAGTATTCGGTGGAGGTGGCCATTGTCAGGATGGAACCGGACGGCTCGTATGAGCTCACCGCAGTTGTTCCGGCCAGCATCAACAAGCCGTTCGACGGCGACTCCGGAGCGGAGATCGCGTTGTCACCGGATGGCCGCTTCGCCTATATGGGCGTGCGCGGATCCAACCGCATCTGCGTGCTGAAGGTGACCCACGACGGCACTGGACTTGAGCCCCTCGCGGACGTTCCGTGTGGCGGCGACTGGCCCCGCCATCATCTGGTCCGCGAAGGCTGGCTGTACGTCGCCAACGAAGGGTCGGACGACGTCGTGAGTTTCAGGCTGGACCCGGCCACGGGCTTGCCGGACGGCCCCGTGGGCCGCGTGGAGACTGGCTCACCCAGCATGCTGATGTGA